The Sphingobacteriales bacterium DNA segment TTATTGATGTACTGCTCACAAGGCCGGAAGCCGCCATTATCAATATATCCAGTTTGTTTGGTATCATTGGCGTTGCGGATCAGGTGCCTTACTGTACGACCAAATTTGCAGTGCGGGGATTTTCCGAAGCGCTGAGGATGGAGCTTTCGGATACGAATGTCAGGGTGCACAGCGTACATCCAGGAGGGATCAATACCAATATCTACAGAGACGCCATTCATTATGAGCGAAATCCCGACTTAGAAAAAAAATTCCAGAAAGCATTGGAACGCACCTCACCGGAAGAAGCCGCCAGAGTGATATTGAAAGGGGTGGAGAAAAAAAACGAGCGGATACTCATCGGAGCTGAAACCTATTTGGCCGACAGTATCGTTCGAAGTATGCCTGAAAATTATACGAAGGTGTTAAAAAAGGTGGTGACACAGGTTACAGGCAAATAAATAATGTTATCTGGCAATCTGTGTGTTTTGTGTACAGACATCCTTACTCTTTGAACTACAATTGATACATTTTTATTTGAATTCCTGGATTTCATTTAGCAGGATGTTTTCCTCCTGAAGAACATATCTGGAGTCGCCAAGTGCCAGAATCGGATAAAAAACCGGAGAGAGCAAAAGCAACCCAAACCCAAAAGCAGTATCTTTTCCAAAGGCTTTTGCCAAATC contains these protein-coding regions:
- a CDS encoding SDR family oxidoreductase; translated protein: MKDFKNKIAVVTGAGSGIGQALSVELAKKGAQLILSDKNAETLAETEKKINTYGAACDTYVVDVSDENAIYDFARKVLKKHFHIDLLFNNAGFALGKIALKDVRMEDFHKIIDVNLWGVINHTKAFIDVLLTRPEAAIINISSLFGIIGVADQVPYCTTKFAVRGFSEALRMELSDTNVRVHSVHPGGINTNIYRDAIHYERNPDLEKKFQKALERTSPEEAARVILKGVEKKNERILIGAETYLADSIVRSMPENYTKVLKKVVTQVTGK